CTCCCCTCTTGCAATCATATAGAATTTTTAAATTAAAATTCTAGCAAAATGTTTTTTTGATACTTAAATAATTTTTTTCTATACGCATTACCAGCTCGATTTAGTAACACCTGGTAATTCAGCATTATGTGCCATTTTCCTAAAACAAATACGACAAATTCCAAATTTTCTTATATAACCTCTTGGTCTGCCGCATATATTACAACGATTATATTCTCTGACTTTATATTTCTG
The window above is part of the Atribacterota bacterium genome. Proteins encoded here:
- a CDS encoding type Z 30S ribosomal protein S14, with product MAKKALVVKAKKEQKYKVREYNRCNICGRPRGYIRKFGICRICFRKMAHNAELPGVTKSSW